A genomic segment from Aspergillus puulaauensis MK2 DNA, chromosome 1, nearly complete sequence encodes:
- a CDS encoding type 1 glutamine amidotransferase (COG:F;~EggNog:ENOG410PFRT;~InterPro:IPR017926,IPR029062;~MEROPS:MER0043475;~PFAM:PF00117), which yields MHRPIRIAVLECDTPPEKTNVKYDGYYGVFSKLLRRSAEALGQSEQLDPDSGLEISRWDVVTEQAYPALESVDGIVLTGAKHNAFDNTPWILKLVEFTRTAIQNPRVKLLGVCFGHQIIARALGAQVSRSAAGWEISVCEVSLTPAGKELFGLDTLQIHQMHRDIVCAYPPNIIPLGESPICQVQGMYLPSRVITVQGHPEFSEDIAVEVVTLRGAQGLFTKDQTEDGLGRAGKPHDGVAVGMAFLKLLIQ from the exons ATGCATCGACCGATTCGAATCGCCGTCCTTGAATGCGACACTCCGCCAGAAAAGACAAACGTCAAATACGACGGCTACTATGGCGTATTCTCGAAACTACTCCGCCGCAGTGCTGAAGCCTTAGGACAGTCTGAGCAGCTTGATCCTGACTCTGGACTGGAGATATCCCGCTGGGACGTTGTCACAGAGCAGGCGTATCCAGCGCTGGAAAGCGTAGATGGAATTGTACTGACAGGGGCAA AGCACAACGCATTCGACAACACCCCATGGATCCTAAAATTAGTTGAATTCACAAGAACCGCCATTCAAAACCCCCGCGTGAAACTTCTCGGAGTCTGCTTCGGTCACCAGATCATCGCCCGCGCCCTGGGTGCGCAAGTCAGCCGGAGCGCTGCTGGATGGGAGATTTCCGTCTGCGAAGTCAGCCTTACACCAGCGGGAAAGGAATTATTCGGACTTGATACTCTT CAAATCCACCAGATGCACCGGGACATTGTGTGTGCGTACCCGCCAAATATCATTCCCCTGGGAGAATCTCCTATTTGTCAAGTGCAGGGGATGTATCTGCCCAGTCGTGTCATTACGGTGCAAGGACACCCTGAGTTTAGTGAGGACATTGCTGTGGAGGTTGTGACATTACGAGGCGCCCAGGGCCTTTTCACCAAAGACCAGACTGAGGATGGACTCGGCAGAGCAGGGAAGCCGCACGATGGCGTTGCGGTGGGGATGGCCTTTCTGAAACTGCTAATTCAGTGA
- a CDS encoding putative amino acid permease (COG:E;~EggNog:ENOG410PHFY;~InterPro:IPR002293;~PFAM:PF00324,PF13520;~TransMembrane:12 (i42-63o75-94i126-155o167-187i194-213o233-255i276-300o325-347i375-395o401-426i438-457o477-496i);~go_component: GO:0016020 - membrane [Evidence IEA];~go_function: GO:0022857 - transmembrane transporter activity [Evidence IEA];~go_process: GO:0055085 - transmembrane transport [Evidence IEA]): MSLQSDPPLYTSKEDGGKPQDSAEPALEELGYTAELRRNRSLFTLLFQSLSIAAIPFGESGAFMQTIYGGGQLSIFLGWIIVCVMDQTVAMSLAELASRYPTSAGPYYWSFQLCGKHAKLLSFITAWIWLIGNWTVTLSVNFALAGLLVATVSIFTSWEANDWQTLLVFYAICVLTFLICGFGNQFLPMVDTVCAAWTLVTIIIVLISVSVTAKVGRHSPGDTLGHYDTTLSGWNGFSLCIGFLPPAFCFCAMGMATSMAEEVRSPAIKVPRAMALCIPVGCIAGLFFVVPLCATLPALVDITNAPSGQAVPYILQVVMGTRDGAVGLVALILVCGLFCSISITNAASRTTWALARDNAMPLSKLFSHVDKRRHIPLWALGLVTVVQMLLGLINLGSSSAFTAFLSSSVIALATTYAIPISISLFYDRRAQVSKARWNCGNVLGSVLNLLALAWIAFELVIFSMPTVLPVTAVSMNYASVVFAGLTVLAAVWYIVYARKVYVGPPSVEGANETW; encoded by the exons ATGTCTCTTCAGTCTGATCCGCCGCTGTATACTTCCAAGGAGGATGGGGGTAAGCCTCAGGACAGCGCCGAGCCAGCgctcgaggaactgggaTATACCGCAGAGCTCCGGCGGAACCGCTCATTATTCACGCTCCTTTTCCAGTCATTATCAATAGCTGCGATCCCGTTCGGTGAAAGCGGTGCCTTCATGCAAACAATCTACGGTGGCGGTCAGCTCTCGATATTCCTTGGCTGGATTATCGTCTGCGTCATGGACCAGACCGTTGCCATGTCTCTGGCCGAGCTGGCCTCTCGATATCCCACATCTGCTGGTCCGTACTACTGGTCTTTCCAACTGTGCGGGAAACATGCGAAGCTGCTCTCCTTCATCACCGCTTGGATATGGTTGATAGGAAACTGGACCGTCACCCTCTCCGTCAACTTTGCCCTCGCCGGACTGCTTGTTGCGACTGTATCAATCTTCACCAGCTGGGAGGCAAACGACTGGCAAACCCTTCTCGTATTCTACGCCATCTGCGTCCTGACATTCTTGATATGCGGCTTCGGCAACCAGTTCCTCCCGATGGTCGACACTGTCTGCGCTGCATGGACTCTCGTCACCATCATCATAGTCTTGATCTCAGTCTCCGTCACAGCCAAGGTTGGCAGGCATTCTCCAGGAGACACCCTCGGGCATTACGATACCACGCTTTCCGGCTGGAATGGCTTCTCCTTATGCATTGGCTTTCTACCACcagccttctgcttctgcgccATGGGCATGGCCACCTCAATGGCAGAAGAAGTCCGGTCACCCGCAATCAAAGTCCCCAGGGCAATGGCCCTCTGCATCCCCGTCGGCTGCATCGCAGGTCTGTTCTTCGTCGTCCCGCTCTGCGCTACCCTCCCAGCCCTGGTAGACATCACAAACGCACCAAGCGGCCAGGCAGTACCCTACATCCTGCAGGTCGTAATGGGGACCCGCGATGGCGCAGTAGGTCTGGTCGCTCTTATCCTCGTCTGCGGCCTTTTCTGCTCCATCAGTATAACCAACGCGGCATCCCGCACGACCTGGGCTCTCGCGCGCGACAACGCAATGCCTCTCTCAAAACTCTTCTCCCACGTCGACAAGCGCCGCCATATCCCGCTGTGGGCATTAGGCCTTGTAACCGTCGTGCAGATGCTGCTAGGCCTTATAAACCTcggaagcagcagcgccTTCACCGCGTTCCTCTCATCCAGCGTCATTGCCCTTGCAACGACGTATGCAATCCCAATCAGTATTTCCTTATTCTATGACCGACGCGCACAGGTCTCCAAGGCCCGCTGGAACTGCGGGAATGTGCTCGGGAGTGTATTGAATCTGCTTGCTCTGGCCTGGATTGCGTTTGAGCTGGTTATCTTTAGTATGCCCACCGTTTTGCCGGTTACGGCCGTGTCGATGAATTATGCCTCGGTGGTGTTTGCGGGACTTACGGTTCTGGCGGCGGTTTGGTATATTGTTTATGCGAGGAAAG TATATGTTGGTCCACCGTCTGTAGAGGGGGCGAACGAAACTTGGTGA
- a CDS encoding uncharacterized protein (COG:S;~EggNog:ENOG410PZ8I;~SECRETED:SignalP(1-16)), with translation MLAHLAAIAFAAGTMATDGIFRHPIAKPTFEVELLSGLPYNITVPGGDNVAAVPNRGGKVSGAFNGEIIGNLTGALETLLPSDVGEYTRWENDLVFTNANKDRILVSITGTVTYANEALHGFGYATFKTDIPSLQWTNYAMFVVEWLADFYTGSGQAEIFHITTGGRLDGKPIDALLPPGEA, from the exons ATGCTGGCCCATTTAGCTGCCATTGCCTTCGCCGCTGGCACCATGGCTACAGATGGAATCTTCCGCCATCCCATCGCCAAACCTACCTTTGAAGTTGAACTACTTTCAGGCCTCCCATACAACATAACGGTGCCTGGAGGCGATAACGTCGCAGCAGTTCCTAACAGGGGTGGTAAAGTCTCTGGTGCTTTCAACGGGGAGATTATCGGCAACCTGACTGGAGCGCTCGAGACTTTGCTGCCGTCTGATGTCGGCGAATACACC CGATGGGAGAATGACCTAGTCTTCACCAATGCCAACAAGGACCGCATTCTAGTCTCGATAACAGGGACAGTTACCTATGCCAACGAGGCGCTCCATGGATTCGGATATGC TACCTTCAAGACCGATatccccagtctccagtgGACGAACTATGCGATGTTTGTGGTTGAATGGCTGGCCGACTTTTATACCGGTTCTGGTCAAGCTGAAATATTCCACATCACAACCGGTGGTCGACTGGATGGGAAACCAATTGATGCTCTCCTGCCCCCGGGAGAGGCATGA
- a CDS encoding Zn(II)2Cys6 transcription factor (COG:S;~EggNog:ENOG410PM04;~InterPro:IPR036864,IPR021858,IPR001138;~PFAM:PF00172,PF11951;~go_function: GO:0000981 - DNA-binding transcription factor activity, RNA polymerase II-specific [Evidence IEA];~go_function: GO:0008270 - zinc ion binding [Evidence IEA];~go_process: GO:0006355 - regulation of transcription, DNA-templated [Evidence IEA]) — MPPIRRQRSEPIVRVRTGCFTCRRRKKKCNESKPVCAGCARNKLDCSWPTSTPTPDSDATPSGGFQSCNVQSNRQRQDSPSSPSSPGLSDPRPPLSGHFPSENQFLYTDPTDQDNSIDLLLREMVPMGSPNSNVPETPGNDMGIVNMLPRSLSMLPGHDPECFQLLSHYLGTTADCMSNGSTPINPFLVQVVPLAFSSDLVLQLVLTQSAAHRAFRSKRDVDDTAEGQYTKALRLFRKGVTEFIDGEESSPLLLTVGALIMCFTETAKGDMNGTVFDHLSAAHSLLIQLLLRSNNTIPKDLDDFIIDYYTYTATVSMISIDARVSSQRLLDSDMEQRAHRLINCKYVGNLSGCWLELLLVIPRIFDLGRRWMIQDDQPGAPAADDIVVFGSLQAEIMRWTPYAFVSQETQLAGLIFQQAMLLYLVTSLGMFSDTTTSAGSALMNCAIAEAMALLRRVSPTSRINSGLCWPIAVVGSCLSDPGLQEELRQRLTTMGNAFGLGNMHRTLLLLEHMWQLPLHDAGPWNICRAMQQKQIWISFA; from the exons ATGCCTCCCATCAGACGGCAGCGTTCAGAGCCCATTGTCCGCGTAAGAACAGGTTGTTTTACCTGCCGTCGCCGCAAGAAAAAATGCAACGAGTCGAAGCCCGTCTGCGCGGGCTGTGCGCGGAACAAGCTCGACTGTTCATGGCCGAcatcgacaccgacaccagaCTCTGATGCAACACCCAGCGGAGGCTTCCAAAGTTGCAATGTGCAGAGCAATAGACAGCGTCAGGATAGCCcgtccagtcccagttcTCCTGGTTTATCAGATCCCCGGCCCCCCCTGAGCGGGCATTTTCCCTCGGAGAACCAGTTCCTGTATACGGATCCCACCGATCAGGATAACTCGATTGACCTTTTACTTAGAGAGATGGTCCCCATGGGAAGCCCTAATTCTAATGTTCCCGAAACACCAGGGAATGACATGGGGATCGTGAATATGCTTCCTCGGAGTCTTTCCATGCTACCAGGCCATGACCCCGAGTGCTTCCAACTGCTGAGCCACTACCTTGGGACCACTGCCGACTGCATGTCCAACGGATCAACACCGATAAATCCTTTTCTGGTCCAAGTTGTCCcactcgccttctccagcgacTTAGTGCTGCAGCTCGTTTTGACACAGAGCGCTGCCCACCGAGCATTCCGTTCGAAGAGGGACGTGGATGATACGGCTGAGGGTCAGTACACGAAGGCCCTGCGACTCTTCCGGAAGGGCGTCACGGAATTTATCGATGGAGAAGAGTCCagccctctccttcttaCGGTCGGGGCGCTTATTATGTGCTTTACAGAG ACAGCAAAAGGCGATATGAACGGGACGGTATTCGACCACCTATCTGCAGCCCACTCTCTACTAattcagcttcttctgcggAGCAATAATACCATTCCGAAAGATCTGGACGACTTTATCATCGATTACTATACGTACACGGCTACCGTCAGCATGATTTCCATCGACGCCCGCGTGAGCTCCCAGCGTCTGTTAGATTCCGATATGGAGCAACGAGCCCACCGTCTGATAAACTGCAAATACGTCGGAAACCTCTCCGGATGTTGGTTAGAACTTCTTCTAGTGATCCCTCGAATCTTCGACCTCGGGCGGCGATGGATGATACAAGATGATCAGCCAGGTgctccagcagcagatgaCATCGTTGTATTTGGGTCACTGCAGGCGGAAATTATGCGATGGACACCTTACGCCTTCGTTTCTCAAGAAACACAGCTAGCGGGTTTGATATTTCAGCAGGCGATGCTGCTATACTTAGTCACATCGCTCGGCATGTTCTCGGACACCACAACCAGCGCCGGTAGTGCGCTGATGAACTGTGCGATTGCAGAAGCAATGGCGCTTCTTCGTCGTGTATCGCCGACATCGCGCATCAACTCTGGTCTCTGTTGGCCTATTGCCGTTGTGGGCTCTTGTCTGTCAGACCCAGGACTACAGGAGGAACTCAGACAGCGTCTCACCACTATGGGGAATGCATTTGGCCTGGGAAATATGCATAGGACTCTTCTTTTACTTGAACATATGTGGCAGCTACCTCTTCATGACGCAGGCCCGTGGAATATATGCCGCGCCatgcagcagaagcaaaTATGGATATCGTTCGCGTGA
- a CDS encoding uncharacterized protein (COG:G;~EggNog:ENOG410PGSS;~InterPro:IPR011701,IPR036259;~PFAM:PF07690;~TransMembrane:10 (i105-123o143-160i172-190o196-221i233-253o265-291i352-374o386-405i417-437o509-530i);~go_function: GO:0022857 - transmembrane transporter activity [Evidence IEA];~go_process: GO:0055085 - transmembrane transport [Evidence IEA]): MATNTEIHKKNDNVALSQDEKGTWTPSTQPSITAAITEDQHLQGFAPQAQLGSVEPHVFSDPARAAYWRNLYETVRYEGRSRFDPELTWTAETERRLKMKLDLRIMLWVWIMFSSLDLVRRNINRAVSDNMLDDLNIDTNDYNTGQTVFFICFLGSELPGNLISKKFGPDRIIPICIVLWGIACAAQSAMTGRASFLAMRAIIGTLQGGFIPEMVLYLSYFYKSNELPIRLSIFYTAIPVTQIYGALIASGILEMRGVRGWAGWQWLFLIEGLICIVVGLISAGVMSTSIIQPAFLFRRKDGSNKWWTEEEEKVLVNRLLRDDPTKGDMNNRQPVGVKEVWNAITNIDVWPIYILGLTAWIPFQPVANYLSLILRGMDYTVLESNLLAIPGYVLFAVNVLIAGWLSEKFKERSLVAALSNIWMLPFFIALVCIPDSASPWVRYAMLTGINGIPYTHSILVGMTSANAKTVSMRAVSTAIYNMSYQVGSIVAVNIYREEDKPYYHTANKALTGLCAANIALFIGMKLFYIWRNKQRQARWDALPASEKISGVDVKYLH; the protein is encoded by the exons ATGGCTACAAATACCGAGATCCATAAGAAAAACGACAACGTTGCGCTCTCTCAGGACGAAAAAGGAACCTGGACCCCTTCAACTCAGCCTTCAATTACTGCCGCCATTACCGAAGACCAACACCTGCAGGGCTTCGCTCCCCAGGCCCAGCTTGGATCCGTTGAGCCGCATGTGTTTTCGGACCCTGCGCGTGCAGCATATTGGAGGAATCTCTATGAAACGGTCAGATATGAAGGCAGATCCAGGTTCGACCCAGAGTTGACCTGGACTGCCGAGACCGAACGACGTTTGAAAATGAAA CTGGATCTGAGAATCATGCTCTGGGTTTGGATCATGTTCTCGTCTTTGGACCTTGTCCGGCGGAATATTAACCGTGCTGTGTCGGATAACATG CTGGACGACCTGAACATAGACACCAA CGACTACAACACCGGCCAGACAgtcttcttcatctgcttTCTCGGCTCAGAACTCCCCGGAAACCTGATCAGCAAGAAATTCGGGCCCGATCGAATCATCCCCATATGTATTGTGCTCTGGGGTATAGCATGCGCGGCTCAATCTGCTATGACCGGACGGGCATCGTTCCTCGCGATGCGTGCGATAATCGGAACATTGCAAGGAGGATTTATCCCTGAGATGGTGCTCTACCTTTCGTACTTTTATAAGAGTAACGAGCTTCCGATTCGACTGTCGATATTCTACACTGCTATTCCGGTCACGCAGATATACGGCGCGCTTATCGCCAGTGGGATTCTGGAGATGAGAGGAGTGAGAGGATGGGCTGGTTGGCAGTGGCT GTTCCTCATCGAAGGTCTAATTTGCATTGTCGTGGGGCTCATCAGCGCCGGCGTCATGTCGacctccatcatccagcCCGCATTCCTGTTCCGCCGCAAAGACGGAAGCAACAAATGGtggacagaagaagaagaaaaggtcTTGGTAaaccgtcttcttcgcgatgATCCCACCAAGGGCGACATGAACAACCGACAGCCCGTTGGAGTGAAAGAAGTCTGGaacgccatcaccaacaTTGACGTCTGGCCCATCTATATC CTCGGCCTAACCGCCTGGATCCCATTTCAACCCGTCGCAAACTACCTCTCGCTCATCCTGCGCGGCATGGACTACACCGTCCTAGAATCCAACCTCCTCGCGATCCCCGGCTACGTGCTCTTCGCAGTAAACGTTCTCATCGCAGGCTGGCTATCCGAAAAATTCAAAGAACGgtccctcgtcgccgccCTCAGCAACATCTGGATGctccccttcttcatcgcGCTCGTCTGCATCCCCGACTCTGCAAGCCCCTGGGTGCGCTACGCAATGCTAACAGGCATCAACGGCATCCCTTACACGCATTCCATCCTGGTGGGGATGACGTCCGCGAACGCAAAGACGGTCAGCATGCGTGCTGTTTCGACCGCTATATACAATATGTCGTACCAGGTTGGGAGTATTGTTGCGGTCAATATTTATCGCGAGGAGGATAAGCCTTACT ACCACACAGCTAACAAGGCCCTGACGGGACTTTGTGCTGCGAATATTGCCCTGTTTATCGGCATGAAGCTGTTTTATATCTGGCGCAACAAGCAGCGTCAGGCGCGCTGGGATGCGCTGCCCGCGTCGGAGAAGATTAGTGGTGTCGATGTTAAATATCTACACTGA
- a CDS encoding oxidoreductase, short-chain dehydrogenase/reductase family (COG:Q;~EggNog:ENOG410PUCA;~InterPro:IPR036291,IPR002347;~PFAM:PF00106,PF13561;~go_process: GO:0055114 - oxidation-reduction process [Evidence IEA]), which produces MVGRLAGKNAIVTGAAGGIGLETTILMLREGASVLMTDISGPGLERALAKVNTVVPTHDGKVEYRVVDVSKENDVEGAIAHLDSWGGLDVLFNNAGIMHAQDGDAEQTSEGIWDLTMNINVKGVWYGCKHAVKSFRKNGKQKGSVINTASMVALVGAATPQLAYTASKGAVLALTRELAIVHAREGFRFNSLCPAPLNTPLLQDWLGDDKEKRFRREVHFPTGRFGEAIEQAHAVVFLASDESSFVNAADFVVDGGLTKAYVTPEGPATKAPQNLGQ; this is translated from the exons ATGGTCGGCCGACTCGCAGGGAAGAACGCCATCGTCACCGGCGCTGCTGG TGGCATCGGCCTCGAAACCACAATCCTCATGCTGCGCGAAGGTGCCTCAGTCCTAATGACCGACATCAGCGGCCCCGGACTCGAGCGCGCCCTCGCAAAAGTCAACACCGTCGTCCCCACGCACGATGGGAAAGTCGAGTACCGCGTCGTCGATGTCTCCAAGGAAAACGACGTTGAAGGCGCTATTGCACACCTAGACTCATGGGGTGGATTGGATGTCCTGTTCAATAACGCTGGGATCATGCACGCCCAGGATGGCGATGCCGAGCAGACGAGCGAGGGGATTTGGGACCTCACGATGAATATTAACGTTAAAGGTGTGTGGTACGGGTGCAAGCATGCCGTGAAGAGTTTCAGGAAGAACGGCAAGCAGAAGGGCAGTGTCATCAACACGGCGAGTATGGTTGCGCTTGTGGGCGCTGCGACGCCCCAGTTGGCGTATACGGCGAGCAAGGGCGCTGTTCTGGCTTTGACGAGGGAGTTGGCAATTGTGCATGCGCGAGAAG GCTTCCGATTCAATTCGCTGTGTCCGGCGCCACTTAACACGCCTCTCCTGCAGGACTGGCTCGGGGATGACAAGGAGAAGCGCTTTCGGCGGGAGGTCCATTTCCCGACCGGTCGGTTTGGAGAGGCCATCGAACAGGCTCATGCGGTTGTATTCCTGGCAAGCGACGAGAGCAGCTTCGTTAATGCCGCAgactttgttgttgatggtggtCTCACCAAGGCGTATGTCACCCCTGAAGGACCTGCGACGAAGGCGCCGCAGAACTTGGGGCAGTAG